The Taeniopygia guttata chromosome 4A, bTaeGut7.mat, whole genome shotgun sequence genome has a segment encoding these proteins:
- the LAS1L gene encoding ribosomal biogenesis protein LAS1L, with translation MEHMVRGCCGCSCAFSQGFPRSVQDTPSCRRSPHAQGENAAVPHWPKPWGRTARLGSPQAAAPTPGGERGKRKRRGAARGRRSGAGGMAARAGPARRRGRPGPSPARRRLKPLRTVVAWRGRAEWDQVMVGLYCGDSRLQQDALDRVSAWKSRYGPKMPLAVDCTAELIRCKVLDSSGRLKSHELILSYGLALVRFVNLITERKQKMVSIPLRQLAREVDIPVWVVDLRHELTHGKLPRLALCRKGCDVVLDWLRKMYWSRQLGNNLCEEDEDEDEEEEQEEIEANADLDGDAWEIQTPQHDACQKHKEFHEKVRDVLISYKNEQLRVMQTVPSVSKSRELWSDSSSELDWILAQIKDLMQENRATVAEALLSDGFLIPKMDCLKMLNIKYEANKEVWQFKIPPAFYCFWQPLLSGLLSRSFTQILMEKMFIELKECSDSSELRPQFLISWISELLTGIAKVNAGKKKQQCNKQASVKELFLHKVPLQWIRLTDSCLQAPCWATPHLLQLILTIMRPRLPRSSRKNLLYLASIYTEGGAPLSSPGLSSDGSEQPIYTIESLQWRAKQENQVKNQGQTVETQEDVPERDNGVEEVEEEEEEMVTEANALEGLAHSGTMVAIAEKRAALQGSAWQITADEVRWKDFPLGKLPGQTDDPDGLMLDNYSMMSLLDQPVRDEWKPHNTNSAELNIPMTGGLLWTQNDFHKIKSGLQLF, from the exons ATGGAGCACATGGTGCGTGGCTGCTGTGGATGCTCCTGCGCTTTCTCGCAAGGCTTCCCTCGCTCTGTTCAGGACACACCTTCATGCCGCCGCTCCCCGCACGCACAAGGGGAGAACGCTGCTGTTCCGCACTGGCCCAAGCCCTGGGGCCGCACGGCGCGGCTGGGCTCGCCTCAGGCGGCCGCGCCCACACCGGGCGGCGAGCGCGGGAAGCGGAAGCGGCGCGGGGCGGCCCGCGGGAGGCGGAGCGGCGCTGGCGGCATGGCGGCCCGCGCGggccccgcccggcgccgcggccggcccggcccgtCCCCGGCCCGCCGGCGGCTGAAGCCGCTGCGGACGGTGGTGGCGTGGAGGGGCCGGGCGGAGTGGGACCAGGTGATGGTGGGGCTGTACTGCGGGGACAGCCGGCTGCAGCAGGATGCGCTGGACCGCGTCTCGGCGTGGAAGAGCCG GTATGGCCCAAAAATGCCTCTTGCAGTGGACTGCACCGCAGAATTGATTCGCTGTAAGGTCCTCGATTCTTCTGGCAGATTGAAGTCACATGAGCTCATCCTCTCTTACGGGCTGGCTCTTGTAAG ATTTGTCAACTTGAtcacagaaaggaaacagaagatGGTCAGCATTCCTCTGAGACAATTAGCAAGAGAG GTGGACATCCCCGTGTGGGTGGTGGATCTCCGTCACGAGCTGACGCACGGGAAGCTGCCGCGGCTGGCCCTGTGCCGCAAGG GTTGTGATGTTGTGCTGGACTGGCTACGAAAGATGTATTGGAGCCGTCAGCTGGGCAATAACTTGTGTGAagaagatgaggatgaggatgaggaagaagaGCAGGAAGAGATCGAAGCAAATGCAGATTTGGACGGTGATGCATGGGAGATTCAAACCCCGCAGCATGACGCCTGTCAGAAACACAAGGAATTCCATG AAAAAGTCAGAGATGTTCTGATATCTTACAAGAACGAGCAATTACGG GTTATGCAGACTGTGCCATCTGTTTCAAAGTCTCGAGAATTGTGGTCTGATTCCTCTTCAGAATTGGACTGGATTTTGGCTCAGATCAAAGACCTGATGCAGGAAAACAG GGCAACAGTGGCTGAAGCTCTTCTCAGTGATGGCTTTCTCATCCCAAAGATGGATTGTCTGAAGATGCTAAATATCAAATATGAAG CAAATAAAGAGGTATGGCAGTTCAAAATTCCCCCAGCATTTTACTGCTTTTGGCAGCCTTTGTTGTCAGGCCTCCTTTCACGAAGTTTTACACAGATCTTAATGGAGAAAATGTTTATAGAGCTGAAGGAATGTTCTGACTCTTCAGAGCTCCGGCCTCAGTTCTTGATCAGCTGGATTTCTGAGTTGCTGACTGGCATTGCCAAAGTAAACGCTG ggaagaaaaaacaacagtgtAACAAGCAGGCATCTGTGAAGGAGCTGTTCCTCCATAAAGTTCCTTTGCAGTGGATAAGACTGACTGACAGTTGCTTGCAAGCTCCCTGCTGGGCAACCCCACATCTTCTTCAGCT GATTCTCACAATCATGAGACCTCGCTTGCCACGTTCTTCTCGGAAGAACCTTCTGTATCTTGCTTCCATTTACACAGAAGGAGGTGCCCCTCTGTCCAGTCCAGGCCTCTCTTCAGATGGCAGTGAACAGCCAATTTATACTATAGAGAGCTTACAGTGGAGAGCCAAGCAAGAAAATCAGGTTAAAAATCAAGGGCAGACTGTAGAGACACAAGAAGATGTGCCAGAGAGAGACAATGGTGTAGAGGAagtggaagaggaggaagaagagatgGTGACTGAAGCAAATGCTTTGGAAGGACTTGCTCATTCTGGTACCATGGTGGCCATTGCTGAGAAAAGGGCTGCACTGCAAGGGTCTGCCTGGCAGATCACTGCAG ATGAAGTACGATGGAAAGACTTTCCTCTTGGGAAACTCCCAGGTCAGACAGATGACCCTGATGGTCTCATGTTGGATAATTATTCTATGATGTCCCTGCTTGATCAGCCAGTGAGGGATGAGTGGAAGCCTCACAATACAAA